One Bos taurus isolate L1 Dominette 01449 registration number 42190680 breed Hereford chromosome 25, ARS-UCD2.0, whole genome shotgun sequence genomic window carries:
- the BUD23 gene encoding 18S rRNA (guanine-N(7))-methyltransferase (The RefSeq protein has 3 substitutions compared to this genomic sequence), producing the protein MAIRGRRPELRGPPELYYDKNEARKYVRNSRMIDVQIKMTGRALELLCVPEDKPCYVLDIGCGTGLSGDYLSDEGHYWVGIDISSAMLDEALDRETQGDVILGDMGQGIPFKPGTFDACISISAVQWLCNANKKSDIPAKRLYCFFSSLYSVLVRGGRAVLQLYPENSEQLELITTQATRAGFTGGVVVDYPNSAKAKKFYLCLFSGPSTSLPEGLSEDTEEEKPAESTFTADRIPYRIARRGVVRKSREWVLEKKARRRRQGKEVCPDTQYTGRKRKPRF; encoded by the exons ATGGCTTTTCGCGGGCGGAGACCTGAGCTCCGCGGGCCCCCGGAGCTG TATTACGACAAGAATGAAGCCCGGAAATACGTGCGCAA CTCACGGATGATTGACGTCCAAATCAAGATGACTGGACGGGCACTGGAGCTTCTTTGTGTGCCCGAGGACAAGCCCTGTTACGTGTTGGATATTGG CTGCGGTACTGGCCTGAGCGGTGATTATCTCTCAGATGAGGGGCACTACTGGGTGGGCATTGACATCAGCCCTGCCATGCTGG ATGAGGCCTTGGACCGTGAGACGCAGGGAGATGTGATTCTGGGGGACATGGGTCAGGGCATTCCCTTCAAAGCGGGCACCTTTGATGCTTGTATCAG CATTTCTGCAGTGCAGTGGCTCTGTAATGCTAACAAGAAGTCTGATATTCCTGCCAAGCGCCTGTActgcttcttctcttctctttactCTGTTCTG GTTCGTGGAGGCCGAGCTGTCCTGCAGTTGTACCCTGAGAATTCAGAGCAG TTGGAGCTGATCACCACCCAGGCCACCAGGGCCGGCTTCACTGGTGGTGTGGTGGTGGACTACCCCAACAGTGCCAAAGCCAAGAA GTTCTACCTGTGTTTGTTTTCTGGACCTTCAACCTCTCTACCAGAG GGCCTGAGCGAAGATACCGAGGAGGAGAAGCCTGCCGAGTCCACGTTCACGGCTGATAG GATCCCGTACAGGATAGCAAGACGGGGTGTGGTGAGGAAGAGCCGAGAATGGGTCCTGGAGAAGAAGGCACGCCGCCGCCGGCAGGGCAA GGAGGTCTGCCCTGACACCCAGTACACCGGCCGCAAGCGCAAGCCTCGCTTCTGA
- the DNAJC30 gene encoding dnaJ homolog subfamily C member 30, mitochondrial isoform X1, with translation MAARRDLKWSQLLLWRLWQPRGVPQNPRSGLGPEARTYTRSDGPYSRTALYDLLGVPSTATQAQIKAAYYRQSFLYHPDRNSGSAEAAERFTRISQAYVVLGSTTLRRKYDRGLLSDEDLRGPGVRPSKTPAADPETPRTPPPGPRAHGRGPASPGAKRTMFDFDAFYQAHYGEQLERERRLRARREAFRKMQEDRAKKGLGWDETRDLAFVLVLLTVFLIVSSRI, from the coding sequence ATGGCAGCCCGGCGCGATCTGAAGTGGTCGCAACTGTTACTGTGGAGATTGTGGCAGCCCCGGGGGGTTCCCCAAAACCCGAGATCGGGCCTGGGCCCAGAAGCGAGGACTTATACCCGGAGCGACGGCCCGTACTCGCGCACGGCGCTCTATGATCTGCTCGGCGTCCCCTCCACGGCCACGCAGGCGCAAATCAAGGCAGCTTACTACCGGCAGAGCTTCCTCTACCACCCGGACCGCAACTCGGGGAGCGCTGAGGCTGCCGAGCGCTTCACGCGCATCTCCCAGGCTTACGTGGTGCTGGGCAGTACCACCTTGCGTCGCAAGTATGACCGCGGCCTGCTGAGCGACGAGGACCTGCGCGGTCCGGGTGTCAGGCCTTCCAAGACTCCCGCCGCCGACCCCGAGACGCCTCGTACCCCTCCGCCCGGCCCTCGGGCCCACGGCCGCGGTCCGGCCTCTCCGGGAGCCAAGCGCACCATGTTCGACTTTGACGCCTTCTACCAGGCGCACTACGGTGAGCAGCTGGAACGCGAACGGCGCCTGAGGGCGCGCCGGGAGGCCTTCCGCAAGATGCAGGAGGACCGGGCCAAGAAGGGCTTAGGCTGGGACGAGACCCGAGACTTGGCTTTCGTCCTCGTTCTGCTCACCGTCTTCCTCATCGTGAGCTCTCGTATTTAA